The Megalobrama amblycephala isolate DHTTF-2021 linkage group LG1, ASM1881202v1, whole genome shotgun sequence genome segment tgtagtccgtttatagcctactgttaaccttttatatctgacgactttatttaggcttcaaaatgtataaatgttgtgttaacttgtaaagattatcttgatagacaaaacgtgtaagtgtcataaccctttgttaaacacagagcttattttctgcgattttccaaaagtctatgggaaaaatgcataggcttttgatcgagggaacccgtgcgccgctaacttcagggttggcctacaaaaacacgtcatctctgaggtactctattggggaaaagactatcgcaacttccgtttAATGccgacttcttttttttttttcttttttttaaaaaaaaacaaggttcCCGCACATTAGCTACTCTTTAATAATCATGCAAATTCTAAGAGAACGGGAAGTCCACTCCACAGCAATGAAAACGAAAATGTTGGAATCGCTTTCAGAACTATTTTTCCAGCTTATAAACAATAACTACATGACAACCAGTCACAATTCACCGGACTTTAAACTGAGCACGAGCATCTAATACGACAGACAACAAAACTGCAGcgtgcatttaaaataaacaggATGCGTGCTTGTGTGTGGATGCTAATACTCCTCATTTTTGGGGTAAATGTGTCTTTTAAATACTTTAGAGCAGAGAActaggaaaaaaatataataaataaattgtccGATACTTTTAACACTTTTACTCGTAACCTTTCTAGAGCTAACAACATtgtagggttagttcacccaaaaattaaaattctgccattaattactcactcttaAGTTGCtgtaaacccgtaagaccttcgtttatcttctgaacacaaattaagatatttttgatgaaatccgaaaggtgactcgtccatagacaatataatcaacactttcatgGTCtggaaaggtactaaagacattgttaaaaaaagtcgacatgactgcagtggttcaaccttaattttatgaagcaacgagaatactttttgggcgtaaaacaaaataaaaataacgactttattcaacaatatcttctcttctgtgtcattctcatatgttgtttacgttcagcgcttccaggttctacgccACAACGCAGACTCATTATtggtgtcagcatcacacgcatgcagtTTTGGACATTCggatgtaaacacggaagccttcactgtgcttactgcatcAATCcgcgtaaggataatgacagggaagagaagagattgttgaataaagttatttttgttttgtttgtgcgcacaaaaagtattctcgtcacttcataaaattaagattgaaccactgcagtcacgtcgactattttaacaatgtctttagtacctttctggaccttgaaagtgcttattatattgctgtctatggacgagtcatatacagtgggtacagaaagtattcagacccccttaaattgttcactctttgttatattgcagccatttgctaaaataatttaagttcattttttttctcattaatgtacacacagcaccccatattgacagaaaaacacagaattgttgacatttttgcagatttattaaaaaagaaaaactgaaatatcacatggtcctaagtattcagaccctttgctgtgacactcatatatttaactcaggtgctatccatttcttctgatcatccttgagatggttctacacctacatttgagtccagctgtgtttgattatactgattggacttgattaggaaagccacacacctgtctaaataagaccttacagctcacagtgcatgtcagagcaaatgagaatcatgaggtcaaagtaactgcctgaagagctcagagacagaattgtggcaaggcacagatctggccaagcttacaaaaacatttctgctgcacttaaggttcctaagagtggcctccataatccttaaatggaagacgtttgggatgaccagaacccttcctagagctgtccgtctggccaaactgagctatcgggggagaagagccttggtgagagaggtaaagaagaacccaaagatcactgtggctgagctccagagatgcagtcgggagatgggagaaagttgtagaaagtcaaccatcactgcagccatccaccagtcggggctttatggcagagtggcccgacggaagcctctcctcagtgcaagacacatgaaagcctgcatggagtttgctaaaaaacacctgaaggactccaagatggtgagaaataagattctctggtctgatgagaccaagatagaactttttggccttaattctaagcagtatgtgtggagaaaaccaggcactgctcatcacctgtccaatacagtcccaacagtgaagcatggtggtggcagcatcatgctgtgggggtgtttttcagctgcagggacaggacgactggttgcaatcgagggaaagatgaatgcggccaagtacagggatatcctggacgaaaaccttctccagagtgctcaggacctcagactgggccgaaggtttaccttccaacaagacaatgaccctaagcacacagctaaaataacaaaggagtggcttcacaacaactctgtgactgtttttgaatggcccagccagagccctgacttaaacccaattgagtatctctggagaggatctgcaaggaggaatggcagaggatccccaaatccaggtgtgaaaaacttgttgcatctttcccaaaaagactcatggctgtattagatcaaaagggtgcttctactaaatactgagcaaagggtctgaatacttaggaccatgtgatatttcagtttttcttttttaataaatctgcaaaaatgtcaacaattctgtgtttttctgtcaatatggggtgctgtgtgtacattaatgaggaaaaatatgaacttaaatgattttagcaaatggctgcaatataacaaagagtgaacaatttaagggggtctgaatactttccgtacccactgtacctcttggatttcatcaaaaatatcttaatttgtgttctgaagatgaacagaggtgtggaacgacatgaggttgagtaattaatgacacaatttttatttttgggtgaactaaccctttatcaATGACCATGGAGCATATACAGTCCAGTAACAGACTTATTACAAGACACCACTTGTAAAGCCTTTAATTGcatgaaataaaacataaagCATGTTATTAAAGGGTTGTCAGGCATGCCActaaaaaacagcaatataaattattttttttacagaaaaacacatttcataAATTTATTCATTGTGAATTTCAAATAGCATGCCGATGATGCGGAAATAATGTGAGGTACTGTTTGAACTGTGTGCATATGTGCCTTCGCCTTGGCACAAATACTGTCATTTCTTTGAAAAATTACTTGTGGTAACGGCAGTTCTAAGATCCAATATCCAGTATGATCTATAAAATCGCCAGCACTGTACATCATCATAATAAGTGTGTATTACAATAACAGCATAAAtaaatgactctaaaaatatGCACATGCTGTGTTTCCAGGGCCATGAAAGAATATGATGTTCAGGCTACATTTATTGCAAGCAACAgaagttttaaattgtaatgtatgTTTTATGGTGTTTTATAACTGTGAATTCACACAAATGAATGCCGGTTAGCAAATAAAAATGTAGAAAACTAAAGTGTCATTTTTGCACCACCAGTcacaaaaattacacaattcacCCAACACTTCCCAAAATATTAACCAATTTATAGATAATTAATGCTACATTCAGGCATTTTTTTAAACCTGAAATGTActtgaaacaaacaaatacactaaaaaaattaagagatGCTTTCAATGGAACAATTAAGTGCTCAAGGTCACAGTGTTGACATAAAGATCACAGTAACCCTCATGGGTCACTCCTAGCAGGAGAAAGTGAGTGTTGTCAGCAGCATAAAGGTGCAGTCACAGCGAATGTTTACAAACAAAATCGAGACATTCCAATAGGAAACTACACAATTGCATGAGCGCAAAAGATGTTCCCACACAGATTTCACAATGGGTTCAAGTTGGTCATGCAAATTCATTACTTTGACCAAGTGTACCGCACACATCCTGAAGTCAAAGTAGTTGGGAGTGTGGGCTCCACCTCACGATCACTACAACAGACACTTGCTCCAAGGGCTTCAcaattaattgaaaataaacCGCACGTGATTTGGCAAttttttttatgcgcagcttgtcagtgaagtACGGTTAAATGCTGCAGCATCTGAAAGCAAGAGGGCGCTCTCGTGtagaaactccaaatatgccccGCAGAAAAAAAGTTAACGCACATAgttggctgcgtccgaaatcggaTACTTCCTTACTATATGTAACATGCGAAAAACAGTACGTCAGAGTAGTatgtatttgaaaaacagtaggcgaaaagtcccaggatgacctactacttccggcaagattctgaagtttgcattcgatggacactttattatcccatgaggccacgggagggGATTTATGAATGGAGGTGAAGCGATACAACTGActctggtaggtcacatgataatgacaacatggcagatgtGTGTCTGGATTATATTCACTACACACATGCTGCATCCGAAATTGAATAATTCTGTACTATAGTACGCGAATaaagtagtatgtccgaattcatagtattcgaaaaacagtagggcGGCGTTTGAAATTGCATACCgttgagtaggtactacatttgaatttaaatttacttcacGACCGttgaaaaagtatgttctatatataGTACGAATGCGTGCAGTATGAATGAAttcggacgtactacatccACTAAGTTGTTACcgtcacatgacctaccagcgtcagttatgtcccttcaactccattcacaaatcctcgtGGGATAggaaagtgtccatcgtatgcacgcttcagaatctcaccggaagtagtaggtcatccgggtacttttcgcctactgtttttcgaatactatgaatttggacatactactctgttcgcatactgtttttcgcgtACTATATAGTAGAGTAGTATTCGATTTCTTACGCAGCGTAGgcgaaaagtacccggatgacttactacttccggcgagattctgaagtgtgcatacgatggacacttaaCTATCCattgaggccacaggagaggatttgtgaatggagttGAAGGGACGTAACTGACGCCTACTCAGTACGCGATTTCGGAGGCACCTAATGCCTATAGGCATCACACTattgctgtagctgaataaacagaagattgaaacgctttGATCGATTAAACGTGTCTAATAAACACATGACTACGGCAATATATGGTTTATTGGAGTTCTTCAAGTCTTCTTGGgtattttcatgataataaagtatatgtataatgcaatgctaatcgacaTGGTCTTTATCACTGTATAGAATACTAtgaaataatattcttttatgCTTTGTTCTGCGTaggaagccacatcatctcaaaGAAGGATGTTATTTCAAACACTCGACTGTGAaattatgaagtgagtttggagtaaaaacatgttatgttgtcttttgttggacaagaggtTCATAAATGTTTTTCCATGTGTGTTCCTTTTTCAAATGCATGTTATAAATGCACGTCGGCAGGGCATTCAGATGGAGCAgaatttactactgatcactgAGCCGTGCTTCACTGACATGCCgcgaataaaaaataaataaatcacagcATTAccgatttcataatcgcactaagccaaACAGTTAAGTGCGATTTCAGGTTAATTGCGATTAAGGGAGACAATgtgtccatcttttttttttttttttttttttattagtctatggcattgaccaacagaaagctgcttggtttaaaAGTAACTTCTGTCTGAGATGTGCTTCATATCTCACTACACTGAAAATGGACCTTTTTCCCCACAAAATTACACCTAAATGTGACTAGACTTtaaaggtgtggtcacattagTAAAATTTCATGTGAAAAAAGGGTCATTGTCAATAGCGGAAATGTGTGTGACCAACATGAACATGAGCAAAATCTGCATGGGGAACTTTTTTGGCCTCACGCAAAACTCCCAATCGCATGGAATCTTATTGGAATGACTGGATTTCAATTTTTAGAATGACTGAAGTTTTGCCAAGCAACGGTAAAAGTGACCACACCTTAACATGCTCTGGAAGTACTGTGAAAATGCTCGTAAGCCCTTGTGAATTTATTGGGCCAACTCTATTCAAAACTCCCAGCAGCCCCGTCATTGGGATTTCACACTCACAATCACACAGTTTTTAtacggaagcttgtttccgccactaaaaaaaaaaaaaaaaggtatttgcgagtttatatatcgcaattctgacattataacatgcaataaagtcagaattgtgagatataaacaatgaattctgaggaaaaaaaacctTCCCAAAAATCGCCCTCTGGGCTTATAATAAACTTTGAATCTTTTTGAATCTTGAACCTCACAACTGCActatatatcacgcaattctgccTTTGTAACTCACagttctgattttatatcatgcaattctgacttttttctcgcaattgtgagtttaaatcttgcaattctgagggaaataaagtcagaaatgtgagatatacagtggcatgaaaaagtatgtgaaccccttgcagaatctgtgaaaatgataattattttaataaaataagagggataataaaaaatgcatgttattttttgtgtagtactgtcctgagtaagatattttacataaaagatgtttgcatttagttcacaagacaaaacaatagctgaatttattaaaataaccccattcataagtatgtgaaccattgattctcaatactgtgtttggttacctgatgatccacgactgtttttttgttttgtatgtaaaatatcttactcaggacagtactaaacaaaaaataacatgcattttttattatccctcttattttattaaaataattatcattttcacagattctgcaaggggttcacatactttttcatgccactgtaaaCTCAGTTGCGaggaaaaaaggtcagaattgttaaataaaaagttgcaattaccttttttattttttatttcatggcagaaacaagcttccatagttttaTAATTACTATTTAAgagctttaaaaatgtataaaacccTAATGTTCAGAGGTGATTGAAATGTTTACTGCTCAGAGTCTAAAATTGGaataaatttttaataaaagaaaatataaacacaGATTCAAAGGGGAAAGAAACCTGAAGAAGTAAACAGGAGGATGACGGAGCATTTACTCTTAGGTACTGCAAAATATGTGAAAGTCGCTAAATTACTTCTGAAACATTTCACAGTGTTTTGTAAAAGTGCATTGCGATACAAGTAAGGGGATATAAATAATATACTGGAGCGCTATTGTGTTTCTCTGAACTTGACTCATTTGTACATTTGTACTGATCACTGATGCTTTCAGGTGCAATAATATCTATGAAATCAAAAGGGCCCGATCACAGGATCTGATCAGGGAGTCTCTCCTCCAGAGGTCGCAATGATCAAGGAGGTAGGATCTGAACCAGAGCTTCACGAGCACTCGGTCCCAACTTGTCCGGAAATTTCACTAAGAACTCAAGCACCATGTCTCCTCTCTTTTCAGGAAATTTGGACAGAGGCAGTCCTTCTCCCACTATCCTCTTCTTCATACCAGGCTTGATGACATCACGTGATGTCACTGTGACAGTTCTGCCGTCCAAGGTGGGAGCGCTGATGGTGCAGCCGCACAGAGCCTGTAGAGAgggagaaaagaaaagaaaaaatgaaagatTAACTTTTGCCTTCATTCCTCTTCATTTAAATATACTTATTTTGTGAGTAAAGGGACACAATTAGTAGGGGCGGGGTTTGTAGAACTGCAGGACACAAAAAgcacagtaaaaaataaataaattcaaaagcACAATTtttaccagaaaaaaaaaaaattaaagctgcaagcagcatttaccaGGGTTCAAGCATTTAACGCCCTTAAGCACAAATgcgttttatttagcaagcatgtaaccATCTAAATCATAGAAGGAACTGACCATTTTCAGCCAAAACAGGCAATTTACAACTGAAAATATATggattttaaagctttttaacagttatagcgccacctatggtCCGATCTCCATAAAAGTTGGTATGCTTCTTTTGAGTCATATGCTGCATGTGCTCACTTAATTTCTTTACTTAATTAAGTTTTCGTTTAGGAATTATAGGTTTTTGAGTATATTTTGCCACGCCCATTTTCTAAATAACCCTGTTATAGTGACCCAAaaggtaacttttttttataatttttgatCTAGAGAGTCCAGAGAATTGTCCTACTCTGGTTTCATTCCGATCAGgcaaaaaacctaggactagttcacaaaagtaggtttttcacgtattcgtgaataattaatgaacgatttgattgacaTGATTTGACGATTTGATTGAttgttcagcatgaggagatctatAAATGATATGCATATTGTGTGGATCTGTGATTACTGAGGCGTAAAAACTCGTTAGCGCCAACtggtggccgatttctttcaaaattcttacagacctctaGGCCCATGAGTCGAACATGCCCATCGAGTTTCGTTCCTATCGGCCTCCGctaaccttgtctaataggtgctcaaacttcattggctgatggcagccatgttttttgagatacgccaATGTTCTCATAGACTATCAtgcccccttggaccaagacactgcatgccaaatttgcaagacactgcatgccaaaaactcaatcggactaacggtcAGGTGGTTATAGAcgctttcatgtttttttcaagttatagcGCCAACTAGTGTCCAATCGACACAATCTTTTTATCgtgaccaaagattgagcccCTACAGATGTGTACAgagtttggtgcaaatatctcatttcgttcTTGAGTTATTATAGCCATTTtggtaaaagtggctccgcccacatCGTACATTTTGGCGCCCCTTAATGACCCTGTatcaaaatttcaacttttttttgataattattgatattcaCAATCCAGAGAAGATCCTGCACTGGATCGGTTCCGATCgggcgaaaaacctaggactagtttgcaaaaTTCAAGATATACGTTTTGTccgtcttgagccaaggatttcaatgatataagacacttgacTAGGACAAACGGTCTAGGAGTTATAAGCGATTTTCAACTTTTGATCGCTGTAGTGCCGATTTGGACGAGTCCAGGTATCTGAGTATCATCTgaaaaataaagatttactTTATGAAATGAAGCCAAGTAAATAATTCTGCTTTTAAAAGATGGGTTAATAAATCTTTCTACTATACTCAAACACTTTTTGTAAGCTTAACAGAAGTTCACTGGTGTATATTACTGGAAGTTAAGTAACTTTATCTCAGCAGCAGACACTAGACACTCACCTCTCGAAGGGATATCTTTGCAGGGTAGATAATGTCAGAGCCGTCTCTCCGAAAAACAGGGTGAATCTTGTCCTTAACCACAAACACTATGTCGGCAGGGATGTTGGTCGGCGTCTCGTCTCCCTCTTTGGGAAAGGTAATCTTGGTCCCCTCCTTCCAGCCACGTTTGATGTCCACGGTGAGGATCTTGTCTTCGTTGCGCATGGTGCAGCCGTCCGGGTTCAGCCTCTTGCGAGAGATCTTCATCTTCTTGGTGCAGCCAGAGAACACTTCTTCCAGGCTCACCTTGAGCTCGTGCACTACTGGAGGATCTTTCTTCTTTTCTCGGGCCCTGTGCACACCGCCTGGCCGAGACTTGAAGGATCTGGGAAAGCCGCCCATTCCTCCCATTCCGAAGGCCGCAAAGGGGTCGTCAATGTCCATGTCATCATCTACGCCACCAGC includes the following:
- the dnajb1a gene encoding dnaJ homolog subfamily B member 1a isoform X1; this encodes MGKDYYKILGIEKGASDEEIKKAYRKQALRFHPDKNKAAGAEDKFKEIAEAYDVLSDAKKKDIYDRYGEDGLKGHAGGGTNGPSYTFHGDPHAMFAEFFGGRSPFDQFFASAGGVDDDMDIDDPFAAFGMGGMGGFPRSFKSRPGGVHRAREKKKDPPVVHELKVSLEEVFSGCTKKMKISRKRLNPDGCTMRNEDKILTVDIKRGWKEGTKITFPKEGDETPTNIPADIVFVVKDKIHPVFRRDGSDIIYPAKISLREALCGCTISAPTLDGRTVTVTSRDVIKPGMKKRIVGEGLPLSKFPEKRGDMVLEFLVKFPDKLGPSAREALVQILPP
- the dnajb1a gene encoding dnaJ homolog subfamily B member 1a isoform X2, whose protein sequence is MFAEFFGGRSPFDQFFASAGGVDDDMDIDDPFAAFGMGGMGGFPRSFKSRPGGVHRAREKKKDPPVVHELKVSLEEVFSGCTKKMKISRKRLNPDGCTMRNEDKILTVDIKRGWKEGTKITFPKEGDETPTNIPADIVFVVKDKIHPVFRRDGSDIIYPAKISLREALCGCTISAPTLDGRTVTVTSRDVIKPGMKKRIVGEGLPLSKFPEKRGDMVLEFLVKFPDKLGPSAREALVQILPP